The Vidua macroura isolate BioBank_ID:100142 chromosome 4, ASM2450914v1, whole genome shotgun sequence genome window below encodes:
- the LOC128806583 gene encoding claudin-22-like, whose protein sequence is MALVYQPVMQLSGILVSLLGWVLSCLTTYLPQWKNLNLELNELEIWTMGLWQACVVQEEGGMQCKDFDSFLALPPELRISRILMVFSNGSGLLGLLLSGFGLDCLKIGERQQEQKKRLLLFGGMLFWISGITAIVPVSWVAHSTVQEFWDENIPDIVPRWDFGEALFVGWLAGFCLILGGSLLNCTVCSTDVHPSSVHYAVAEQQDQCQCLETETRP, encoded by the coding sequence ATGGCCTTGGTCTATCAACCAGTGATGCAATTAAGTGGCATATTGGTGTCTCTGTTGGGATGGGTCCTGTCCTGTCTCACCACCTACCTACCCCAGTGGAAAAACCTTAACTTGGAACTAAATGAACTGGAGATCTGGACCATGGGACTCTGGCAAGCTTGTGTTGTCCAGGAAGAAGGCGGAATGCAATGCAAGGACTTTGATTCTTTCCTAGCTTTGCCTCCAGAGCTCAGGATTTCTAGGATTTTGATGGTTTTTTCCAATGGATCAGGGCTTTTGGGCCTTTTGCTCTCAGGATTTGGGTTGGACTGTTTGAAAATTGGTGAAAGACAACAGGAACAAAAGAAACGGTTGTTGCTGTTTGGAGGAATGCTCTTCTGGATATCAGGGATTACAGCTATTGTCCCAGTTTCCTGGGTTGCCCATTCCACAGtccaggaattttgggatgagaATATACCAGATATtgttcccaggtgggattttggggaagcATTGTTTGTTGGCTGGCTTGCTGGATTTTGTCTTATATTAGGAGGATCCCTACTTAATTGCACAGTCTGTTCTACCGATGTCCATCCATCTTCAGTCCATTATGCAGTAGCAGAACAGCAGGATCAGTGTCAATGCTTGGAAACTGAAACAAGGCCTTAA